In the Anguilla anguilla isolate fAngAng1 chromosome 7, fAngAng1.pri, whole genome shotgun sequence genome, one interval contains:
- the tmem128 gene encoding transmembrane protein 128 produces the protein MADILADSEVQTLRNRFKKDSEFLLRGVSDDDSLEKSPEEREAKPLPRINRHSVFWIAAAVGLTYYLDFFAVIMVDDSIKGWWFNVGMALLGVSVALALFCILYLDWFKGIQQYDQEYPALAPVTTAVFIAASCSFNIALWPVWSIFTPIILFTQFMGVLMLISMLG, from the exons atggcggataTTCTAGCAGACAGTGAGGTTCAGACTCTTCGTAATCGTTTTAAAAAAGATTCAGAATTTCTTTTGCGCGGGGTTTCAGATGATGACAGTCTCGAAAAGA GTCCGGAGGAAAGAGAGGCGAAGCCCCTCCCTCGAATTAACCGCCACTCTGTTTTTTGGATCGCGGCTGCCGTCGGGCTGACGTACTACCTCGATTTCTTCGCCGTTATAATGGTGGACGACAGCATCAAGGG TTGGTGGTTCAATGTTGGTATGGCGTTACTGGGCGTTAGCGTGGCGTTAGCATTGTTCTGTATCCTGTACCTGGATTGGTTCAAAGGCATTCAGCAGTATGACCAGGAGTATCCGGCGCTCGCTCCCGTCACCACGGCCGTCTTCATCGCTGCGTCCTGCAG TTTTAATATAGCACTGTGGCCAGTGTGGTCAATATTCACTCCCATAATCCTTTTCACCCAGTTCATGGGGGTGCTAATGCTCATTTCCATGTTGGGCTGA